One region of Spirochaetota bacterium genomic DNA includes:
- a CDS encoding DUF362 domain-containing protein, with product MKTTRKEFLKNGSIFCLATMLGCAKDAKVPWNINEKNFEHVPALYTRNPLYFSNQKTTVSIVKVNGKGSEAKAVEYAVAKALDLIGGVNQVTKGKERILLKPNLVSPNESDTTKPAVIDALAGLMKKAGKDVCIGEASAASWHTIRLTMKGFVCAVKDPGDLAIIQNENFDKLGYRDVAKKYAIPLVNLHLGRMAKMTIPDNYVLKEIFLNEALINTDMVCSVPMMKTHTLAGVTLALKNVGIGAYPGLVYGSVRSMLHRKAMEVEPSGTATAIVDMVKANKIGLCVIDATTAMEGNGPAKMQGGKLLKMNLIIAGTNPLATDMVAADLMGFRPGEIDTFTWAHKAGMTPNDISDIRIVGENPADVRRKFIKPAIVPYALISGWYAPPC from the coding sequence ATGAAAACCACAAGAAAAGAATTCTTGAAAAATGGATCCATATTTTGCCTGGCGACAATGCTGGGATGCGCAAAAGACGCGAAGGTCCCATGGAACATCAACGAAAAAAACTTTGAGCACGTCCCGGCCTTATACACGAGAAATCCCCTCTATTTTTCAAATCAAAAAACGACCGTCAGCATCGTGAAAGTCAATGGAAAAGGAAGCGAGGCTAAAGCCGTTGAATATGCCGTTGCAAAGGCCCTTGACCTTATCGGCGGCGTGAACCAGGTGACGAAGGGAAAGGAACGCATCCTTCTTAAACCGAACCTGGTGAGCCCCAATGAATCGGACACCACAAAACCGGCTGTCATCGACGCCCTTGCCGGATTGATGAAAAAGGCGGGAAAAGACGTCTGTATCGGAGAAGCCAGCGCCGCATCATGGCACACCATACGGCTAACCATGAAAGGATTTGTCTGCGCGGTGAAAGATCCCGGGGACCTGGCAATCATTCAGAATGAAAATTTTGACAAACTCGGCTATCGTGATGTAGCCAAAAAATATGCCATCCCCCTTGTGAACCTTCACCTGGGCAGAATGGCGAAGATGACCATCCCCGATAACTATGTCCTGAAGGAAATCTTTTTAAATGAAGCTCTTATCAATACGGACATGGTCTGTTCGGTACCCATGATGAAGACCCATACCCTGGCCGGCGTGACCCTGGCGCTGAAAAACGTCGGCATCGGCGCGTATCCCGGGCTGGTATATGGATCGGTCAGGTCAATGTTGCACAGGAAGGCTATGGAGGTTGAGCCCTCAGGAACCGCCACCGCCATAGTCGACATGGTCAAGGCCAATAAAATAGGGTTATGCGTCATCGACGCGACCACGGCCATGGAGGGAAACGGTCCCGCCAAAATGCAGGGCGGGAAATTGCTGAAAATGAACCTCATAATCGCCGGCACCAATCCGCTGGCAACGGACATGGTAGCCGCCGACCTGATGGGATTCAGGCCGGGAGAGATTGATACGTTCACGTGGGCCCATAAAGCCGGGATGACGCCGAACGACATAAGCGACATCCGGATCGTGGGAGAGAACCCGGCGGATGTGCGAAGGAAGTTTATAAAGCCCGCCATTGTACCATACGCACTAATAAGCGGCTGGTACGCTCCTCCCTGCTGA
- a CDS encoding acyltransferase, which produces MLNTIRGISGFVFVIVNTLFWAVPVYIVGLVKLLLPFRAARTALDTILDRLCYTWMLCNNGFLDLLKDIEYEVTGLEKLRMDQWYLVISNHQTWVDIIALQKILHNRAPFLKYFLKKELIWVPILGLAWWALDYPFMKRYSSDYLARHPDRRGKDIEMTRKACEKFKGKPVSIMNFVEGTRFTPEKHRKQKSPYRRLLKPRSGGIAFVLSAMGDYMSGVIDITITYPDGAENIWEFMRSGKTRITVAIDILPIESVPRGDYFNDEGFREKFQEWLNTLWSRKDEKIAAMLKESSPAGG; this is translated from the coding sequence ATGCTGAATACCATACGAGGAATCTCCGGCTTTGTGTTTGTCATAGTGAATACGCTTTTCTGGGCCGTTCCCGTCTATATCGTGGGCCTGGTCAAGCTCCTGCTCCCCTTCAGGGCGGCCCGCACAGCCCTTGACACCATACTGGACAGGCTCTGCTATACCTGGATGCTCTGCAACAACGGCTTCCTTGATCTCCTCAAGGATATCGAATACGAGGTCACGGGACTGGAGAAGCTGCGCATGGACCAGTGGTACCTGGTCATATCGAACCACCAGACCTGGGTCGACATTATCGCCCTGCAGAAGATCCTCCACAACAGGGCTCCCTTTCTTAAATATTTTTTGAAGAAGGAGCTGATATGGGTCCCCATCCTGGGACTGGCCTGGTGGGCCCTGGACTATCCCTTCATGAAGCGTTATTCAAGCGACTATCTCGCCCGGCATCCGGACCGCAGGGGCAAGGACATCGAAATGACCCGGAAGGCCTGCGAGAAATTCAAGGGGAAGCCGGTGTCGATAATGAATTTCGTTGAGGGGACCCGCTTTACGCCGGAAAAGCACCGGAAACAGAAATCACCGTACCGGCGCCTGCTCAAGCCGCGGTCCGGCGGCATCGCCTTCGTTCTTTCCGCCATGGGGGATTACATGAGCGGCGTGATCGACATCACCATCACCTATCCCGACGGCGCCGAGAACATCTGGGAGTTCATGCGCAGCGGGAAAACGCGCATCACCGTCGCCATCGACATCCTGCCCATCGAGAGCGTTCCGCGCGGTGATTATTTCAACGACGAGGGGTTCCGTGAAAAGTTCCAGGAGTGGCTTAATACGCTCTGGTCCCGGAAAGACGAAAAGATTGCCGCCATGCTGAAAGAATCGTCCCCGGCCGGCGGCTGA
- a CDS encoding MBL fold metallo-hydrolase, which produces MIETSQFGPITQINMGREMDGRTLYRVSAYLIDGLLIDTGCSHTSQELTAFLREKKVTKAVNTHFHEDHIGGNKDVMDNFGIDIYAHPASIPLIAQRPSLHPIQVMTWGHPAPTDVKAVPDVIYTDNYAFQVIETPGHCAGHVALMELTKGWCFSGDIFTRENVKFIRDEENAGGLIESMRKIVSLAGAGIILFTSLGKIIEDGTKALTSCIEYLLDLAEKARVLVREGHTVDEIVNIIFGGECDFARLTDGHFTSKNLIESLLDMTRSDSGV; this is translated from the coding sequence ATGATCGAAACATCTCAATTTGGACCGATAACGCAGATAAACATGGGCAGGGAAATGGACGGGCGGACCCTCTACCGGGTTTCCGCCTATCTCATCGACGGGCTGCTCATCGATACCGGCTGCAGTCATACGTCTCAGGAGCTGACTGCTTTTCTGCGCGAAAAAAAAGTCACAAAGGCGGTCAATACGCATTTCCATGAGGACCATATCGGCGGGAATAAGGATGTAATGGATAATTTCGGCATCGATATCTATGCGCACCCTGCGTCGATTCCGCTTATAGCTCAACGGCCCAGCCTGCACCCGATCCAGGTGATGACCTGGGGCCATCCCGCGCCCACCGACGTCAAGGCGGTCCCCGATGTCATATACACCGACAACTACGCGTTCCAGGTGATTGAAACGCCGGGCCATTGCGCCGGCCATGTGGCGTTGATGGAATTAACGAAAGGCTGGTGTTTTTCCGGCGATATATTCACCCGTGAGAACGTCAAGTTTATCCGTGACGAGGAAAATGCCGGCGGCCTTATAGAATCAATGCGGAAGATCGTATCCCTCGCCGGGGCCGGAATCATACTTTTTACGTCCCTCGGGAAAATCATTGAAGACGGCACAAAGGCCCTGACGTCATGCATTGAGTACTTGCTGGACCTGGCTGAAAAAGCTCGGGTCCTTGTCCGGGAAGGACATACCGTTGATGAAATAGTGAATATCATATTCGGAGGGGAATGCGATTTTGCCCGGTTAACCGACGGTCACTTCACGTCAAAGAACCTGATCGAATCGCTTCTGGATATGACAAGGAGCGACTCAGGGGTTTAA